The nucleotide window ctcttctgtctctttgggAGCTTTGGGTAAGAGGTTTTGGTGTGCAGAAATTGACTTGCTAAAAGGTGTAAACTGTACCAATAAAAAAGCCATTGGCAAAGCTACACCAGAGGCTCACTGCCCTGCAGCTGAGAAGGCTAAAATTCATCCACAGACCCATGTGAACCAAACGCCCGGCACAACAGTGGAATTTTACTTTATGTAAAGTTGagttcatttgtttaattatgtaagatCTGTTGctattttaccttgcctgcctaagctacctaattggtctaataaaaagttgaatggccaatagctaggcagtagagggatggGCAGGGGTGGCAGGTAGAGACAATAAGTAGGAGGCAGAATCTAGgttggggaagaagagaagagacagaaggagaaagcaggAGATGCCTGGGTTCAGTCAGTGAGGCAACtgccacagagagacagacaatggAGTagaacatataaaaagaaaagtaaaaagtgcTGAGGCGAACATAGATGAAGTgagacaggttaatttaagttagtttaagttataagagctgatGAGACAAGCATAAgccaaggccaagctttcataaggAATAGTAAATCTCCAtctcatgatttgggggctggttttTTGGGTCCAAATAAAGCCTATTACAAATATAAagagtagtatttttttttacaagtctTTTGCTAAAAGGGTTGGAGAAATGCCTCATCAATTAAGAGTGCTATTagtccccaacacccacaaagggtggcttacaaccacctgtaactctcaCTCCAGGGATGAGACCCTCTcatctggcctctatgggcactggaCTTTATGCCCctatacacatatttaaaaataaaatagaaccttaaaaaaaaactagacacaTTTTctggtaaatttatttttaatttatcttttattggtgttttgcctgcatctatgtctgtgtgaggagggtgttggatccctggaacaagagttacagacagttgggggctggagagatggctcagaggttaagagcaccagctgctcttctagaagtcttgagttcaattcccagaaaccacatggtggctcacaaccatctataatgagatctggtgccctcttctggcctgtatgttagaagaacattgtatgcataataaataagtcttttttttttcttttttctttttttggtttttcgagacagggtttctctgtggctttggagcctgtcctggaactagctctgtagaccaggctggtctcgaactcacagagatcagcctgcctctgcctcccgagtgctgggattaaaggcgtgcgccaccatcgcccggctaataaataagtctttaaaatattttttaaaaagaaattacggTCGTAAGCTGccattgggtgctgggaattgaacctgggtcctctgcaagagcagtcagtgctcttaaaaactgagccatctctccagaccccctcagctgttaattttttttaggtGAATACAGGTACAAAAATGCCACAGTACGATCCAGGAAACTCTCCAGAGTGAGCTCTACCATGCCTGTGGGATCTGGGGATTttactcaggtcatcaggcccaGGTGCAAGAGCctctatctactgagccatctcacaggttTTACAGAGCAAAATCTCATGTAGGTCAGATTGGCCTCAAATGTACTATGGAACTCAGCATGACtcgaacttctgatcttccttccttcaccttccaagggctggaattataagcatgagTCACTATCATGTCTGGCTTCTTGGATCAGTCTTGATCATTTGAGTATTTTAAATAACTGGTGAGAACCAGCAGGTAGACAGATAGAAATCTCTATGGTTTCAGATGCTATGTGATAACATCCTCAATTTTTGGTCTGGTGGAAGTTAGTGGTATGTGAACCCCCCCACCCCGAAAAGGTTTTACATATAGTCAGATGAGTGGTCAAGTATAGACATGGGCAGTGAGTGACCACTAAGGAGACTAAAGATGACCTAAGATAATCTGTCTCTGATGGCAGCATTACACCTCTTCACAATCAGTCCTAATCAGTCTAGCAGCCTTGGAGGATTTTTAACAGGggcacagttgttttttttttcccctgggaaCTTTAAATTATAGCATAAAGTTCAACAAGAGCTCACAAGACTTGGTTACAACTCAAATATCCCCCCCCAGTCCTGTTAAATGTAGGAACTGCTCAGTTTGCAGTTACCCAATAGTTTTTGCCTAGTCTTGGGAACCTTACCTTATTTGTAATTTAGAATTCAGCAAATTCTGGGTAATTCCCTCCTTAGTAAATACAGAATAGCAGTTTAATAATACCAAAATCTAGGTGACGTACAGTGAGGTGCACTATCAAGCTTCAGCTTTGCTGCACATTTGAAAGTTTAGTGAGGTGTTGAGaaaaatagttttttcttttctttgaaatggtGTCtacgtagtcctggctggcctggagcttgctagctataccagactggcctcaaactcactgtatcTGCCTCCCATATGTCTATGTGATGCTCTCCCAGCCTCACCAGCTGCACTGAAATACTAGTCTACTAATTTAAGGACAAGCACTAATTTTCATTCACTTCCCCTCTCggttattatattttttctttctttctttctttctttctttctttctttctttctttctttagtatcttaaaaaaatatatattcttttggggctggagagatggctcagaggttaagagcattgacagCTTTTTCCatagatcctgagttcaattcccagcaaccacatggtggctcacacccatctgtactgagatctgatgccctcttctggtgtacaggcaaatatgttgtatatataacaaataaatatttttttctcttttttctttttttgtttttcgagacagggtttctctgtagctttgaagcctgtcctagaactagctctgtagaccaggctggcctcgaactcacagagatccgcctgcctctgcctcccgagtgctggggttaaaggcgtgtgccaccaccgcccggcaacaaataaatacttttttaaaaaaattcttttagaggggctgaagagatggctcagaggttaagagcactgactgctcttccagaggtcctgagttcaattcccagcaaccacatggttgcttacagccatctataatgagacctggctcccccttctggcttgcaggcacacgtggaaggaatgctatacacataatataataaagaaataaatatttaaaaaaaattcttttagagATGTTTATGTTACCCAGCTGCTGTCAAATTCCTTGGCTCAAATGATCCTCATTCCTCAATCTCCCAAACAGCTGAGATGATCCTAGTGAAGGAGTGAAGGCAGGAGACGGAAGTTGAACTGGGACTACAGGAATATGCCGCCACACTCAACCTcactccaccttccttccttccttttaaagacACGTGTGCGTGGTGGGGgtacatgccacagcatgtgtgtggaggtcagaggattaCTTTTGGGAGTCAATTTTCTTCTACCAGTGGGCCCCAGGGGTCAGACTCGAGTTGTCAGGCATGGAGGCAAGTCCATTACCCACAAAGCTACCCTGACAGCTTcccttaaaaaatgttttgtgggttggagagatggctcagtggttaagagcactggctgctcttccagaggtcctgagttcaattcccagcaactacacagtggctcacaaccaactgtaatgagatctggtgccctcctctggcgtatgggcatacatggaggcagaatgttgtatacataataaattaaaaaaaaaatgttttgttagctgggtggtggtgacacacgcctttaatcccaagcacttgggaggcagaggcagctggatatttgtgagttagaggtctacaagagctagttccaggacaggctccaaagctacagagaaaccctgtactgaaaaaccaaaaaaaaaaaaaaaaaaaaaaacttttatgttTGTGTGAGCACTCAAGTAAGCACTTCTAGCACATGGTGGCTAGAAGCCCATGCCAAGTGACTTCAGAGTTCTGAGGggaccaggtacacatgtggtacacttacatacattagaacagaacacttacacacattaaatacaaataaatctttactcaggcacagtaacacacgtctttaatcccagccattggaagacagaagcaggcggacctctgagagttggaggccagcctggtctacagagtgagttccaagacaaccagaactatatagtaagatcctgcccaaaaaaaaacaagtgcCGGAcggtgatggcacaggcctttaatcccagcactcaggaggcagagacaagcagatctctgtgaattcgaggtcagcctggtctacagagtgagttcgaggacagccaaggctacacagagacagcctgtctcaaaaaacaaacaaaaaaaataaacaaaaaaaaaaagtaaaaaatcttTAAGCCAGGAACATGCTTTTGAAGATCCTAGCATCCAGGAGACATTGACAAGGAGGTATCTGTGGATGTGGCTAGTctaatctacaaagcaagttccaggccagccagaactacataatggaaccctgtctcaaaacatacaaacaaaatattatacaAACTTGTTGgacactaaaacaaaacaaaaaaaaaaaacaaccaaaaaaaaagacaaaaaaatactttttgagaTGAGAAACTCAAAATGGAATTAAAGAAACTCGAATTAAATtacttttacctttatttttttaaatatttatttatttattatgtatacaatattctgtctgtgtgtatgcctgcaggccagaagagggcaccagacctcattagagatggttgtgagccaccatgtggttgctgagatttgaactcaggacctttggaagagcaggccatgctcttaaccgctgagccatctctccagccccccttatacatgttttaaaaaagccATTTTTCTGGGGGCCTGGGGTTGGGTCCCTTCATGTAGcttaggttggctttgaactcctgctCCAGTCTCCCTCCCTACTGCTGAGATTGTGAGTATGCATAACCACACCCTGCacaaaatttcaaattaaataaCATTCTGAAGTAGGGACTGAGAAAACAGGATGGTGGTAGAgttttgcctagcatgcaagagaCCCTGGGTTCGATTCCTGTCCCAcacaaaaaggaggaaagaaatcgCAAAGGAACTAAGTTTGTGTCACCTGCCTATAATCTGatactcaagaagcagaggcaggagggttgaaAATCTGAGAGTCAACAAATGCAATTTAGCAAGATTTATAacacctagcatgcacaagactgTGGGTTCAAtttcactgggaaaaaaaaaaaaactgaaaaaaaaaaacctaaaatgatAAAGTAAGGGGTGGCAGAAGAAGGACAAACAGCAAGTCTGCAGATCAGTTTATTAAGATGGAATCACTGCTAATTACAAGGAGAAGCTACTTGCCATAATGATGTCCTCAAGAACTTGCAATACACATTAGAAACAAATGGTTCACAACCACAAGGAACTTTTCCTGATACCCTGAGACAAGGCTGAGGTGATGAACCTGCGCAGTTACTTCAAGCTGCTGAAGAGTTTGTGGGCCACctagataagaaaaagaaagcatcatttgGCTTTAACGTCATGGCTCACAGGCCCTCATCACTTAGAACAGTGCAGCTCCTTTCTGGACTCATTTTTAGGCATCCTTATCCATTCTCACATCCCGGTACTCGCTTCAATTACCTGACTTTTTTCTGTCTGcaactctgaattttttttaccTACTActtttttagaaattattttatgtgcattggtgtttgcctgcatgtgtgtcagtgtgaggATGTTAGAgccattggaactggagttacagacagctatgagctgtcatgtgggtgctgggaattaaacacaggtcctttggaagaacagcagtgctcttaactgctgagccatctctccagccccatcatcaTCTTTTTGAAGTTGCATGTAATATACTGTAAGCGTCCACTAAATAATCAGCACACAAATCTGTTTTGGGGATTCTCTTGGCAGGAATATGTATGTCACCGTCCTGCTAGAAATCTcaaactcttttatttatttattcattcattttttttttaatttcttgagacaaggtttctccataacAGACCaggctatactggaactcactctgtagaccaggctagcctcaaactcaccgagatatgcctgcttctcccaagtgctgggattaaaggtgtgagctaccactgcccagctgaaatctaaaacttttatatttctcttaGATACATACGTAGGGATGGAATTGCTGCTCAATGTTATCTGTAGCCATAGGCTAGATCCATGCTTAACTCTTTACACTAAAAAGAAAGGATCTGTCTGTTtggatcaggctggcttcaaacaccTGGGCTCCAGTGATCTTGCCTCAGATGCATGAGTAGCTAGGACGGCAGCTGGCTCTGGGCTTGCCTGTCTAAGGAACTGCCAAGATATTTTACATACTGGCTATGCCACTTTGTAGTCTATCATTAGAATGAAATTTCTACTTTCCCCCACATTTCTCTGACATGTAACACTACCCTCCCGCCCCCACTGGTGGTCAAATCCAGGACTCACTAGACAAGTGTTCTACTACCTATACTCAGTAAAGTGGCTAGCCCATCAGTTGTCCTTTTTTAAAGGCAGGatctcattctatagaccagactggactaaactcagtatgtagcccaggctggcctcaaactcatggcatcATCATGCCCCAGCATTCCAAATGGTAATTGCTAGACCATAGGGATGAGCCAACACATCTCTCCAGCTTACCTCATCAGTTTAAGAGAGAATGACTCTTATCAAATTCTGCATTGTGTAATATGTGTAAAATACTGTCATATGAAAGAGTGAAGTAcgaactataaaaagaaaaaactgtgggctggagagatggctcagaggttaagagcactggctgctcttccagaggtcctgagttcaattcccagcaaccacatggtggctcacaaccatctgtactgagatttggtaccctcctctggcgtgcgggcatacatggaggcagaatgttgtatacataataaataaataaagctttaaaaaaaaaaaaagaaaaaagaaaagaaaaaactgtacAAAACTAGTTGTGGGACATAtggaaggaacacacacagaaagagcagACTATTTCAGTATActatctgggactggagagatgatggctcagtggttaagactggcTGCTTTTTTAGaggtgcagaggacctgggttcagtttccagcacccacatagtgagtAAGAACTGACAATAAATCCAATTACagaagatctgatgtcctcttctaacTTTCTTGGACACCAAGCACATACACGGAACCCAtacccataaaattaaaaaataataaaaaaatgtttttaaaatacaaaattcagGGCCAGGGGTTTAGTTCAGTGGCTAGAACAtttacctagcatgcataaggccttGTTTTATCTCCAGgactaaaataaacatatatataaaaatcCAGCTTCCCTACTATTTAACAGTGCATGTCAGGATTTTTTTCCCCGACAGAATCTATTCCAATATGTACAATGTTGACAGTGATACCTACCTACAACATATATGGTAAGGACTCAGGACATCTATGTATGTAAAATGCCTGTCACAAAACCTGACATGCAGGGCCGATAGTAAATGGTTACCGATGGGTCAAGCTGGAGCATGAAAATCACTGAACAGCTTTGCCCTTCCTGTCTTCAGAGTGACTTACACAGTGGTCCCGTGCATGCAAGAAGTCAAAGAGCTCCTCCGTACAGTCCTCTTCTGTCTGTGATCGGGAAGACACACGCTGATCACAAAGCTCTAGCCGCTCCCGGGCCTTCACACACTTCTccagctgctcacactgctctCTCACTGTTGTCAGGGGGTCCTGACAAACAAgcggaaaaaaatatttaaaaagaaaagaaaagcttcagAAAACATCCACCAAATATATGA belongs to Microtus pennsylvanicus isolate mMicPen1 chromosome 13, mMicPen1.hap1, whole genome shotgun sequence and includes:
- the Uqcrh gene encoding cytochrome b-c1 complex subunit 6, mitochondrial, whose protein sequence is MGLEDERKMLTGSGDPKEEEEEELVDPLTTVREQCEQLEKCVKARERLELCDQRVSSRSQTEEDCTEELFDFLHARDHCVAHKLFSSLK